A stretch of DNA from Microlunatus capsulatus:
CACGACGGCGGCGAGCGCCTCCAGGTAGCCGGCGAGCTGGTCGGGGTCCTTCGGCGCGCCGACGGCGACCAGCTGGGCCCCGTCGACGCTGACGTCGACCGGGTACCCGGCCTGGCCGAACGCCGCCAGCGCGGCCAGCACCGCGGGGCTCAGCAGCGCACGGGCGTAGCCGGGGTCGGCCGCGTGCACCTGCAGCGCCGGCTCGAGGGGCAGGGCCGGCAGCCGGACCCCGGGCCGCACCGGCCCCGCGCTGACGAAGAGGTCGGGCAGGGTCAGGGGCAGCCGCAGGCTGGCCAGCCGGGCGTCGGACCGGGGTCCGCCGCCCTTCACCGCGTACTCGAACACCCGGAAGGGCACACCGCCGGCGGTGGTGCCGGCGATCCCCTCGTCGACGGCGCGCTCGAGGCCGAGGCCGAACGGCGGCGCGTGGTGGTCGAGCACCCACTCGAGCCGGGGCGCCGACTCGAAGCTCCAGCCGCGCTCGCGCAGGCTCGTCACGTAGCGGTGCCGGCGGACCAGGAGCGCCACGCCGACGGCGACGCCGACGAGCACGACCGCGAGGACGACCCAGCCCAGCACCTGCCCGTTCACGGCTGGTCCCGGACGGCGTCGACGGGGGCGGCCGGCCCGGCCACCGGGACCCGGCGGCGGCGCCGCGGGGCGAGCTCCACGAGGTACATGGCGGCGAGGATAGCGATCCCCCCGGCCACCATCCGGAGCGTCAGCCGCTCCCCGCCGAGGGCGACGGCGAAGGCCGCGGCCCACACCGGCTCCATGGCCATCACCACCGCGGCGCGGGCCGCCTCGACCCGGGCCTGCGCCCAGGTCTGCAGGACCATCGTGAGCGCCCCGGCGACGACGGCGAGGTAGAGCACGGCCAGCCAGTCCCCGCTCGTGGCCGGCAGCTGCAGGCCGGCGCCGCCGGCACCGGGCCAGACGGCGGCCACCGTGCAGACCACGGTGATGACGACCATCTGGACCAGGCTCAGCGGGAGCGCCTCGCCGGGGGTGGAGAGCCGCCCCATGGCGATGATGTGGCCCGCGTAGACCAGGGCGGAGGCCAGCGTGAGCAGCTCGCCGGCGCCGAGGGCGAAGCCGTTCAGGCTCAGCACCCCGAGCCCGACGGTGGCGAGCGACGCGGCGGCCCAGGTGGTGCCGCTGACCCGGGTGCGCAGCAGCAGGGCGGCCAGCAGCGGGGTCGCCACCACGTAGAGGCCGGTGATGAAGCCGGACACGCTGGCCGAGGTGTGGGCCAGCCCCGCCGTCTGCAGGATCTGGGCGACGCCGTAGAGCAGGCCCAGCAGGACGCCCGAGCGCAGCGTCGAGCGGCTCATCCGCAGCCGCCGGCCCGCGAGCAGCACGAGCGCGAGGCTGCCGATCCCGAAGCGCAGCGCCAGCATGTCCGCCACGGGCAGCCGGACCAGCAGGTCCTTGATGAGGAAGAAGGTGGACCCCCAGGCCGCCGTCATCGCCAGCAGGGCCAGCAGCGGGGCGAGGTCGGAGCGGGTCCGGGACGGGGGCGGCACCGGCTCAGCCTAGGCCCGGCGGCGCCGTCGGCTCAGACGACGTAGAGGGTGATCGTCGAGCCCTTGGGGGCCTGCGAGCGGATCTTCGGCCCGGTGGAGACGACGAAGCCGACGCCGATGTAGTTGACGGCCGCCGCCTGCACGCGGGTCCGGAACCCGGCCTCCCGCATGACCTTCTCGGCCGCCCGGACCCCCATCGCCCGGACGTTGGGCACGGTCACCAGGACGGGCCCGAGCGAGCGGACGACCTCGACCTCGTCCCCCTTCTGCCCGCTGCCCTTCGCCGGGGACTGGCTGAGCACCCGGTCCGCGGGGACCTCGTCGGAGTTCGCCGTGCTGACCGCCACGGCGAAGCCGGCCTTGCGCAGCGCGGCCACGGCGTCGTCGGCCGGCTTGCCGGTCCAGTCGGCGATCTTCACCGGCTTCGGGCCCTTGGAGACGGTGAGCGCCACGACGGTCTCGGCCTTCACCCGGGCGCCGGGCTCGCTCGACGCCGCGGTCACCGTGCCCACCGGGACGGACGCGCTCCACTCCTCGGTGACCTCGCCGGGGCTGAGCCGGGCGTTCGTCAGCGCGGCCACGGCGGCGGCGCGGGACAGCCCGACCAGCGTGGGCACCGGGTAGCGCTCGGGACCGCGGGAGACGACGGCGTCGATCTGCCCGCCGTCGACGACCTTGGCCCCGGGCCCGGGCTGGGTGGAGATGACGGCGCCCGAGGGCACCGACTCGCTGTAGGCCTCGTCGACGCGCAGGTCCAGCCCCGCCTGGGACGCCACCCGCTCGGCGTCGGCGCGGCTCATCCGGGTCAGCGCGGGCGCCGTGGTGAACCGGCCCTCGGTGAGGTACCAGCCGGCCAGCAGCGCCAGCGTCGTCAGCAGCAGCACCAGCAGGACGGCAAGCCAGCCGCGCCGCCGCTTGCGGGCCTGCCGCTCCCGCTGCACCGCCGCGCGCTCGGCGGCCGAGGGGCGGGGGGCGACCGGCACGACCGGCGGCGGGGCGAAGGCGGCGGTGGGGCGGACCGGCTCGGCATGGGCCGGTCCCGGACCGGCCGTGGCCGGCGCGTCGGCCCGGGGGAGCGTCTCGTCCGGGCGCGGGAGCGCCGGGGCGCTGACGAGCTGGGTCGGCTCGGCGTCGGCGTCCACGGGCTGCGTCCGCAGCACGCTGAGGTCCTGGGTGAGCTCCGGGTCGTCGACGACGCCGTCCCGCAGCGCGGCGCGGACCCGGCGCACCTGGGTCAGCAGCACCCGGGCGTCGTGCGGCCGGTGGTCGGCGTCGCGGGCGGTGGCCCCGGTGACCAGGGCGTCGAGGTAGGGCGGGATGCGGCCGGAGCGGTTCACCGTCGAGGGCGCCGGCACGTCGTTGTGGACGTGGGCGTAGGCGACCTGGATGGGCGTCTCGCCGGTGTGCGGCTTGCGGCCGGTGAGCAGCTCGAAGAGCACCACGCCCGCGCTGTAGACGTCGGAGCGGGCGTCGGCGCGGCCCGAGAGGACGAGCTCGGGGGGCAGGTAGGAGACGGTCCCGATCAGCAGGCCCTGCGTCGCCGTCGACGTCTGCGACGACACCGCCTTGGCCAGCCCGAAGTCGGCGACCTTGACCTGGCCGCGGTCGCTGAACAGGACGTTCTCGGGCTTGACGTCGCGGTGCACCAGCCCGGCGTCGTGCGCGGCGGCCAGCGCGGAGAGCACCGGCTCGAAGATCTCCAGCGCCCGGGCCGGGGCCATCGGCGCCTCGCGCAGGATGACGTCGCGCAGGGTCGGGCCGCCGACGTGCTCCATGACGATGTAGGGCCGGACCGTGTGGCCGTCGAGGACGGCCTGGCCCTGGTCGAAGACCGAGACCACGCAGGGGTGGGAGAGCCGGGCCGCCGCCCGCGCCTCGCGGTCGAACTTGCGGGCGAACTCGGCGTCGTCGCCCAGCCCGACGTGCATCACCTTGACGGCGACGGTGCGGGTGAGCCGGGTGTCGACGGCCTCGTAGACGGTGGCCATCCCGCCGCGGGCGAGGCGGGAGGTGATCTGGTAGCGACCGTCGAGGACCTGGCCGACCAGGGGGTCGCCGACGCTCGTCATGGTCACGCCTGCTCCAGACACGGTGGGGACGATGGCCGTGTGGGCCTCGGCGGCCACCCTAGGCCGGTCCGGGGGCTCGACCGGGGAGGGCACGCCGTCCGTCCTCCACCCGTCGCCGTCCACCGGTCGAGGATGCCCGACGCGCCTGTGCGCGCCCGGGATCCCGGGGACCGGCCGGGGGCGCACCCGGGTCCTCCCGGAGGCCGGGCCCGCTCCGACGTCCCCGCTCAGCCCTCCCCGCGCAGCGCGGTGACGACGGCGGCGATGTCCTCCCCGCCGTGACCGCCGGCCGACGCCGTGGCGTAGCAGTCGCGGACCGCGGTCAGCAGCCGGTCGGGCAGGCCCTGCGTCCGGACCGCCGCCAGGATCAGCTCGAGGTCCTTGAGCCCGCCGTCCAGGCCGAAGGCGGGGGCGAACGCGCCCTGCAGCATCGCCGGACCCTTCGTCTGGGCGTAGGCGCTGTCGGTGGCGGTGCCCGCGATGGCCTCCAGGAAGAGGGTGGGGTCGACGCCCTGGGCCTGGGCGAGCACGAGGGCCTGCGCCGTCGCGGCCGTCAGGCTCAGCACCCAGCTGTTGGCCGCCAGCTTCAGCGCGGAGGCGGCGCCGGCGGTGTCCCCGGCCCAGACCACCCGGGCGGCCACCGCGTCCAGCACCGGCTGCACGCGCGGCCGCAGGGCGGGGTCACCGCTGAGCAGGGCCACCAGGGTGCCGTCCTCGGCCGGCTTGCGGGTGCCCAGCACCGGGGCGTCGAGGAACCCCGTGCCGTGCTCCGCGGCCAGGGCGGCGAGCTCGGCCGTGCCGACCGGCCCGACGGTGCCGGTCTGCAGCCAGACGGCGCCGGGCCCCGCGCTGCCGAGCGCGGCCGTGGCCACCTCCCGGGCGGCGTCGAGGTCGAAGAGCATGGTCAGGACGACGTCGGCCCCCGCGACCGCCTCGGCGGGGGAGGAGGCGTCCACCGCGCCGGCCTCGACGAGCGCTCCGGTCCGGCCCGGCGAACGGTTCCAGACCCGGACGGCGTGCCCCGCCGCCAGCAGGTTCGCGGCCATCGGGCCGCCCATCGTCCCGGTCCCCAGCACGGCCACGTCTGTCATGGTGTCTGTTCTACCCGGCCCGCAGCGGTGCCCGGCACGGGGCCGGTGCCGGAATAATTGAATCCTCAATCGTCGTTGGGGCGACCAACCCCGAGGAGACAGACATGGAGTTCGGACTCACCACCTTCGCCGAGATCGACGACCCGGCGGTCAGCCCCGGCGAGCGGCTGCGGCAGGTCGTCGAGGAGGCCGTGCTGGCCGACCAGCTGGGCCTGGACGTCTACGGCATCGGCGAGCACCACCGCCCCGACATGGCGGTGTCAGCCCCCGAGGTCGTGCTGGCCACCATCGCCGGCCGCACCCAGGACATCCACCTGAGCAGCGCCGTCACCGTGCTGAGCTCGGCGGACCCGGTGCGTGCCTTCCAGAACTTCGCCACCCTCGACCTGCTCTCCAGCGGCCGCGCGGAGCTGATGGCCGGCCGGGGCTCGTTCACCGAGTCCTTCCCGCTCTTCGGCTACTCCCTGGGCGACTACGACGAGCTGTTCGCCGAGAAGCTCGACCTGCTGCTGGCCCTGCGCGAGGAGGGCCCGACCACCTGGTCCGGCCGGTTCCGCGCGCCGCTGGACGGCGTCGTCGTCCACCCCCGGCCCGAGGGCCGGCCGCTGCCGGTCTGGGTCGCCGTCGGCGGGACCCCGAGCTCGATCGTCCGCGCCGGCACCCTCGGGCTGCCGCTGGCCCTGGCGGTCATCGGCGGGCAGCCGGCCGCGTTCGCGCCGCACGCCGACCTCTACCGCCGGGCGCTGGAGCACGGCGGGCACCCGGTCAGCACCCCGCTGGCGGTGCACGCGCACGGCTACGTCGCCACCGACGAGGGGGCTGCCCGCGCGGACTTCCTGCCCCGCTACAAGGCCACCTTCGACAAGCTCGGCCGCGAGCGGGGCTGGGCGCCGATGTCGCGGGCGCAGATCGAGGGCCTGATCGGCGCCGAGGGCGCGCTGTTCTTCGGCCACCCCGAGCGGGTCGCGGACAAGATCGTCGCCCTGCACGGGCTGCTGGGCGTCGACCGGTTCGAGATGCACGTCAGCCACGTCGACCACGCCCGGACGATGCACTCGATCGAGCTCTTCGCCACCGAGGTCGCCCCGCTGGTCCGCGAGCGGCTGGCCGCGGAGCCCGCGACCGTCTGAGCGGTCCCGCGACGGGCCGCCCGCCGGCCCACCGGTCGCTAGGGTGAGCGCGTGACGGCACTCATGGGCCTGGCGGCCCGCCTGCGGCTGGCCCGGCTGGTCCTGCGCACCGACGCCCGCCGTCGGCAGGGCGACCTGGCCGCCTTCCTCACCGCGGCCCTGGCCGGCGGTGTCGACGTGGTGCAGGTGCGCCAGGACGACCTCGACGCCGCCACCGGACGCGCGGTGCTCGAGGAGGTCCGCGCCGTCGCCGCGACCTCCGGGGCCGTCGTCGGCGTCGCGGGTGACCCGGCCTGGGCCGGCGCCGTCGGGGCCGACCTGCTGCACCTGCGCCCGGGCGACGACGCGTCCGCGGCCCGTGCGGCGCTGCACCCCGACGCCCTGCTCGGCCGCTCGGCCCACGACGGCGACCAGCTCGACGCCGCCCTGGCCGACGAGGCGCTCGACTTCGTCGCCGTCGGCCCGGGCCTGGTCGCGCGCGCCGCCCGCACCGCCCCCGTGTTCGCCGTGGCCAGCACCCCCTGGTTCGTCGGCGGCGGGGTCGGCGCTGCCACCCTCGACGACCTGCTGGCGGCCGGCGCGCGCCGGGTGCTGGTCGGCAGCGCGCTGGCCGACGCCGACGACCCGCAGGACGCGGCCGCCCGGCTCACCCGCTCCCTGGCCGACGCCTGGCGCGCCGACCCCGGCGCCGAGCGCTACCGCTTCGCCGCCGCGGCCACCCCCGGCCGGGCCCGGTGAGCGCGCGGCTCAAGGCCGTCGCGGCGGTCGCCGCGCTGCTGGTCCTCGGGCTGCTCGCCCTGTGGGGCGGGACGGGCACCGACACCGCCGCGCCGCCCGCGGCCCCCGGGGCGTCCACGAGCGCCCCCGCGGGCGCGGGCGGTCGCAGCACCACCGCCGACGGCGGCACCGACCCGGAGTCGGGGCTGCCGCTGGTCGCCCTGGCCTCGCTGCCGCGCGAGGCGCAGCAGACCGTGCGGCTGATCGAGCGTGGCGGTCCCTTCCCCTACGACCGCGACGGCGTCACCTTCGGCAACCGCGAGCGGCTGCTGCCCGCCCGGCCCGGCGGCTACTACCGCGAGTACACCGTCCGCACGCCGGGCGAGGACGACCGCGGCGCGCGGCGCATCGTCACCGGCGACGACGACCGCGAGCTGTTCTGGACCGACGACCACTACGCCTCGTTCGCCCGGGTCCAGCGGTGAGCGCGGGCCGCCCGCCGCTCACCCCGGGCGTCTACCGCGCCGGCGGCGCCGGCCCGACGGCGGCCGCCCTGCGCGGGTCCGGCTGGGACGCGCGGGTGGTCGCCCCGGCCCGCTCGACGCCGGACCTCTACGCCGCGCTCGCCGCCGCGCTGGACCTGCCGGACTGGTTCGGCGCCAACCTCGACGCCCTCTGGGACTGCCTCGCCGAGCTCCGGGCGCCGACGGCGCTGGTGCTGGCGGGCTGGGACGCCTTCGCCCGGGCCGAGCCCGTCGACGCGCGCCGGGTCGCGGACCTGCTCGCCGAGCGGGCCCGCGAGGACCCGCCCCTCGTCGCCGTCCTCGTCCGCGGCTGACCTGCGGGAGGACCGCGCGGGCGGGCTCAGAACTGCCGGCGGACGGCGGCCTCGGCCAGCGCGGTGAGCCCGCGCCGGCCCTCGTCGGTGACCGGCGCGGCGTCCAGCGCGGCGAGCGCCTGCGCGTGCCCCTCCGCGATCATCGCCTCGACGGCGTCGACCGCGCCCGAGCTGACGATGACGTCCTGCAGGGCCGCCACGCCGTCGGCGTCCAGGTCGGGGTCGCCCAGCCGGGCCTCCAGCAGCGCCCGGCCCGCGTCGTCGGTCCCCGCGTGCGCGTGGGCCACCAGCACCGTCCGCTTGCCCTCGCGGAGGTCGTCCCCGGCCGGCTTGCCGGTCACGGCGCTGTCGCCGAACACGCCGAGGACGTCGTCGCGGAACTGGAAGGCCCGCCCGGCCGGGGAGCCGAAGGCGGCCAGCGCCGTCTGCAGGTCCGGGTCGTCGCCGCCGAGGGCCGCCCCCAGCTGGCAGGGCCGCTGGACCGTGTACCGCGCGCTCTTGAACTCCACGACGCGGCCGGCCTCGGCCAGCGCGACGCCGGCGTCGCCGCCCAGCGGCCGGGCCTGGGCCACGATGTCGAGGAACTGCCCGCCGGTGACCTCGGTGCGCATCGTCTCGGCCACCGGCGTCGCCCGGGCCAGCGCCGCGGGCTCCATCCCCGAGCGCAGCAGCAGCTCGGCCGACCACATGAGCAGCAGGTCGCCCAGCAGGATGGCCCCCGCACGGCCGAAGGCCGCCGCGTCGCCCAGCCGGCCGGCGACGACGTGCTGGGCCTCGAGCTGGCGGTGCGCCGCGGGCCGGCCGCGGCGCAGGTCGGAGGAGTCCATGACGTCGTCGTGCACGAGCGCCGAGACGTGCAGCAGGTCCAGGCTGGCCGCGGCGCGCAGCAGCGGCGCCAGGGCGGCGGCGTCCGGCATCCCGGCGGCGGCCACGTAGCCCCAGACGCAGAAGGCCGGGCGCAGCCGCTTGCCGCCGTCCAGCAGCTCGGCCGCCAGGACGCTGAGCGGCTCGAGCTCAGGCCCCAGCGCGGCCAGCACGGGCTGCTGGGAGTCGAGGAACGCGGTCACCGTGGCGCCGACGGCGTCCCGGAAGCCGGGGCCGAGCGGGGCGTCGGGGTCCAGCACCGGCGCCGGGCCCGATCGCTCGGGCGCGGGGACGGCGGACCGGGGCAGGGGACGGGTGACCACATGCTGAGCCTACGGAGGGGCTGCGGGGGCCCCACATACAGTGTTCGCATGCCGGGCCGGACTGCGTCACCGCCGCGTCCGCGGACCCCCACCATCCCCGAGCTGCTCGCCACCGCCGGGCGGCCCCTGTTCTCCTTCGAGCTGTTCCCCCCGCGCGACGAGGCGGGCTCGCGGCAGCTGTGGCAGACGGTCCGCGAGCTCGAGGCCCTGGGCGCCGACTTCGTCTCGGTCACCTACGGCGC
This window harbors:
- a CDS encoding DMT family transporter gives rise to the protein MPPPSRTRSDLAPLLALLAMTAAWGSTFFLIKDLLVRLPVADMLALRFGIGSLALVLLAGRRLRMSRSTLRSGVLLGLLYGVAQILQTAGLAHTSASVSGFITGLYVVATPLLAALLLRTRVSGTTWAAASLATVGLGVLSLNGFALGAGELLTLASALVYAGHIIAMGRLSTPGEALPLSLVQMVVITVVCTVAAVWPGAGGAGLQLPATSGDWLAVLYLAVVAGALTMVLQTWAQARVEAARAAVVMAMEPVWAAAFAVALGGERLTLRMVAGGIAILAAMYLVELAPRRRRRVPVAGPAAPVDAVRDQP
- a CDS encoding PASTA domain-containing protein, which gives rise to MTVPNVRAMGVRAAEKVMREAGFRTRVQAAAVNYIGVGFVVSTGPKIRSQAPKGSTITLYVV
- a CDS encoding NAD(P)-dependent oxidoreductase, which encodes MTDVAVLGTGTMGGPMAANLLAAGHAVRVWNRSPGRTGALVEAGAVDASSPAEAVAGADVVLTMLFDLDAAREVATAALGSAGPGAVWLQTGTVGPVGTAELAALAAEHGTGFLDAPVLGTRKPAEDGTLVALLSGDPALRPRVQPVLDAVAARVVWAGDTAGAASALKLAANSWVLSLTAATAQALVLAQAQGVDPTLFLEAIAGTATDSAYAQTKGPAMLQGAFAPAFGLDGGLKDLELILAAVRTQGLPDRLLTAVRDCYATASAGGHGGEDIAAVVTALRGEG
- a CDS encoding LLM class flavin-dependent oxidoreductase, with protein sequence MEFGLTTFAEIDDPAVSPGERLRQVVEEAVLADQLGLDVYGIGEHHRPDMAVSAPEVVLATIAGRTQDIHLSSAVTVLSSADPVRAFQNFATLDLLSSGRAELMAGRGSFTESFPLFGYSLGDYDELFAEKLDLLLALREEGPTTWSGRFRAPLDGVVVHPRPEGRPLPVWVAVGGTPSSIVRAGTLGLPLALAVIGGQPAAFAPHADLYRRALEHGGHPVSTPLAVHAHGYVATDEGAARADFLPRYKATFDKLGRERGWAPMSRAQIEGLIGAEGALFFGHPERVADKIVALHGLLGVDRFEMHVSHVDHARTMHSIELFATEVAPLVRERLAAEPATV
- a CDS encoding thiamine phosphate synthase; translated protein: MTALMGLAARLRLARLVLRTDARRRQGDLAAFLTAALAGGVDVVQVRQDDLDAATGRAVLEEVRAVAATSGAVVGVAGDPAWAGAVGADLLHLRPGDDASAARAALHPDALLGRSAHDGDQLDAALADEALDFVAVGPGLVARAARTAPVFAVASTPWFVGGGVGAATLDDLLAAGARRVLVGSALADADDPQDAAARLTRSLADAWRADPGAERYRFAAAATPGRAR
- a CDS encoding ribonuclease domain-containing protein yields the protein MSARLKAVAAVAALLVLGLLALWGGTGTDTAAPPAAPGASTSAPAGAGGRSTTADGGTDPESGLPLVALASLPREAQQTVRLIERGGPFPYDRDGVTFGNRERLLPARPGGYYREYTVRTPGEDDRGARRIVTGDDDRELFWTDDHYASFARVQR
- a CDS encoding barstar family protein; amino-acid sequence: MSAGRPPLTPGVYRAGGAGPTAAALRGSGWDARVVAPARSTPDLYAALAAALDLPDWFGANLDALWDCLAELRAPTALVLAGWDAFARAEPVDARRVADLLAERAREDPPLVAVLVRG
- a CDS encoding polyprenyl synthetase family protein, producing MLDPDAPLGPGFRDAVGATVTAFLDSQQPVLAALGPELEPLSVLAAELLDGGKRLRPAFCVWGYVAAAGMPDAAALAPLLRAAASLDLLHVSALVHDDVMDSSDLRRGRPAAHRQLEAQHVVAGRLGDAAAFGRAGAILLGDLLLMWSAELLLRSGMEPAALARATPVAETMRTEVTGGQFLDIVAQARPLGGDAGVALAEAGRVVEFKSARYTVQRPCQLGAALGGDDPDLQTALAAFGSPAGRAFQFRDDVLGVFGDSAVTGKPAGDDLREGKRTVLVAHAHAGTDDAGRALLEARLGDPDLDADGVAALQDVIVSSGAVDAVEAMIAEGHAQALAALDAAPVTDEGRRGLTALAEAAVRRQF